The Novosphingobium terrae genome segment GCCGAGCCCGCAGCGCTCGGTCAACTCGGGAAGGCGTATGAAAGCCTTGGGCAAATTTACCGCAGGAGGCGGGCATCGGGTCATCGGGTCGTCCATCGCAACGCGCCCGTCCTTGGCCCAGGCGGATCGCAATCAGGGTTGGACGCCCGCCGTTCACGTCCTCGAAGATGAGGGCGGCATCGACGGTCGCCTGGCCTTCCCCCGTTTTAGGATCGTCTCAAAGATCGCGGAAGGGCTCGCAGCCATTTTCTCGCAGGGCGCCTCTTCGCTTTAGCGCAGATCCTGCGGATGGCCTCGACCCCTTGGAAGCATTAAGATCCACCGACTTCCAGGATCTGAAAAGCGGTTGTCGCAACCGGCTGCCTGGGGGAAGCAGTTTGCTGCCAGATCATGAAACGACCGTGATCTCGAACGGTTGGAAACCGGCTCGCCTCGCGTGCACGGAGAGTTTCAGATCTCTTATCTCTTATCCAGTAAGATAGATAAGTAAGAGATCTGAGCGCGAGCGCGAGCGTGACCGCGCGCATGCGGCAGCTCCTTTCGAATATCAACAATTTCATACTGTTGATTTTCAAGATATTTTTAATTTCTTTCGAAAATCACTCAGAAAAGCTCGTGGTTAATAAAGGTAAAAATTTCTGCAGTTATGCAGATGTGTGCATGTGAACACCGGATATCGCCCGGAAATTATGAACATGTGTGCTCCGCTATCCCCGAGTCGTGGCTCATCACGCGCGCACATGTGTGCATAACCCCGGCAGCTTCGAACCAGTTCTAACCACTTTTGCGGCTACACCTGTGCATAATGGCATCCGCCTTCGTCATTGCTATCCGGTCGCAGGTTACACATGTGCATAATTTGTCGAGGTCCACGCCCAATTCGGGTCACACATGTGCATAATGGTTCCGGCAGCTGATTTTTCGCCCACGCGGCGGGCTACACATGTGCAAAACGTCTCGGCCCTTTTGCGAAATTCGCGGCACACATGTGCATAATGGTTCCTCCCATCGCTTCGGCAAGGAAGTGATCCAGAGATCTCTGCATTCGATCCGCACGACGGCGCAAGCTGCGGCAGCCCGGTAGGCGGCCCGCGCCTACTGGCTCGATACCATCAGCGCATCCAGGGTCGGGGGCGTGATGGTGCCGGTGGCCTCCAGCCCCCTCTTGGTCTGGAAGCCCCGAAGGGCGGTCCGCAGCGCAGGCCCGACCAGGCCGTTGATAGGACCGTGGTAGTAGTCCTGCGCCAGCAGGGCGATCTGCACCCTGCGCACGATCGCGGCGAAGCGCTTGGTGCGCCCCGACAGCACGGGCAGCCCGTCCGGCGCCGGTGCGCTCGCCCGATCCGTGTTGGAGAACAGCGGCTGGACGGACGGCATGCTGACCGGAGGCGGGGGCGGAGGAGGTGGAGGCGCGGGCACCGCCGGAGCGGCCGGCACCGGCGAATAGTAGCCGCCCCCGTCATATCCGCCGGTGCTGGAGCGGTGGCTGGTATGGCTGTAGTGCCCTCCCCCGCCACCGCCCGAGCTGTGGCTGGCATGGCTGCTGTGACTGCTATGGCTGCTGTGGCTGGCCAAGGTCACCAGATGATCCTGCGAGAAGTTGCGCAGGACGCTGCCGTTGTTCGGGTCGTCGCCGCCGGTCGTGGTGATCTGGGGCTGCGCGGCCAGGGCGGGATCGTGCGAACCTAAGCCGGCGGCGAGCAGACTGGGAATGAGGAAGACGCGGCGCTTCATAGGGGCTCCACCATCGCACCGGCCTCTTCGTCCGGGTGCCATTCGAAAAATCCGCTGCAGTTGGCCTGCTCGGCGCATCCTGTGCAGGCGGTCGGATACTTGCGCTTCCAGTCGGAGATGGAGGCGATTGCGACACCCCGGTAGGCGGGAGGGACGGTGCAGCGCGGGAAATTGAAGAGCTGCGCCCTCACCCCGTGCATCGTGGCCCAGTCGATGGCTCCGGCCACCATCTGGAACTGATCACGGTGGTCTACGAAAAGCGTGCGCCAGCGCCCCTTGGCGAAGCCGATATGCTCGAGCTGCATGATCGACCAGACCTCGACGAAGCGCAGCCGGGAAGCCACGAACCTGGACAGTTCAGGCAGAGCCGCCAGATTGGACGACACCAGCACGGTGCGCAGCTCGACGCGGGCCCCGGCCATCAGCAGAGTGGCAAGACCGTCCTGCAGCGCGTCGAAGGCACCTTCCTTGCCCACGATCTCGTCGTGTAGCGGCGCGGAGGCCGCATAGAGCGGCACGCCCCAGCTCACCTTGCGGTAGAGCGGATCGCGCAGACGGGGCACGTCATCCTCGGTGAAGTGCTGCCCATTGGAGAGGATATGGAAGCTCAGATCCGGCCGCTGGCGCAGGACGCGCTCCACCATGGAGAGGAGCTGATCCTTGTAGAGGGTCGGCTCGCCGCCCGAGATCCCGATGTGGAGGCCTGGTTCGGCGAGCAGGCAGGCATCTTCCAGATAGGCGAAGCGATCGACGTGGGTCTTCTTGGGCGGCTGGGAGCACATCACGCAGAGCTGGTCGCACCGCTCGGTCACCAGCAGGGTGTTGTGGGGCGAGCCGGCCCGCAGGATGCGCTCGACGCGCCCAGTGCGGGGCTGGACGAGGACGACGTCACCGTCGAGCGCTTCCGCAGTCGCGCCATCAATCGCGAGAATGCCGCCGGCGCCGGCATAGGTCACGCCGCCATCGTCCTCGTCGACCATCAGCGAATCCCACACGCCGTCTACCGGCCCCTCGCCCGAGCGCAGGCGGGTGACGAACGGGGCTTCGGCGTCGCTCATCGCGGGAAGAACGAGAGGGATCATGCCAGCACGTCCCCGAAGGCCTCGGGCGTGCCGGGCAGCCGCAGCCAGCGGCCGAGCGAATAGCGCACCGCAGGATCCTCGTCGTAGATCAGCGTGAACACGAAGTCGAAGAGGTGGAGATGCCGGCGGCAGAACTCGGTTTCCTCGCGCGGCATGTCGATCCGCCCGTAGCGGGCGATGTCGTCGATCAGATCGCGGCCGCAGTAGGGCTGATAGGCGCAGCGTCGGCAGGCCGGATCGTCGTCGTTGCTGGCATGGCGGTTGAGCGTATCACGCGCCTGCGTGTTCCAGCCTTCCGCGATCGTGCCGATGGACAGATCGATGACGCCGGAGCGCGAGAGCATGCGCGCCTCGTCGGTCGGAAAGACGGTGCCGTCGTGATCGACCACGATGTAGTCGACGCCCATGGGATTGGGGCTGCGCAGATCGACGTGGCGTTCGCGGCCTGGATAGAAGATGCGCCGCAGGGCGATGCTGAAGTATGTCTCCTCCAGAACCCTGCTGCGATCCTCCCAGTTGCGCCGGATGATGCGGCGCACGAAGGCCTCGTAGTAGCGGCGCCATTCGTCGCCCTGCTCGCGCGACGCCTTGTGGCGCTTGCGGGCGAAGCCCTGGAAGTTGATCGGCCGTAGGAAGATGCTCTCGAAGCCGTGGTCGACATAGCTCTGGATCAGGCCGTCGATGTCGGGCGGCGAGACGGGATCGATGGTTGGTAGGGCCGAGATCTTGGTCGGTCCGTAGCGCTCGGTCAGCATCCTGAGGTTGGCAAGGAACTGCTCCGTCATCGCGGGCGCCCCGGTCCGATTGTGGCCGTGGGTCATGGCGTCGCCGTCGAGCGAGGTGCTGATGAAGACGTCGGGGCGATCGAAGATGGCCAGCACCTCCTCGGTCACGTTCTGAAGGTTGGTGCAAATGACGAACTCGGCGCGCTCGAAGCGGGCGCACCGCTCCATGACCGCGCGGATGAGGTCGGGACGCAGGGTGGGCTCGCCGCCCTGGAACTCGATTTTCACCCGCCGGGCTTCCAGCGAATCCACGCATGCGAGCACGGCAGCCAGCGTCTCCTCGCTCCAGTCGAACCCCTTGCGCCCCTCGGCGACGCGGGAGACCTGACAGTAGGAGCAGGACAGGTTGCAACGCAGGGTCGGCACCAGGATCAGATAGTCGAGCTGGCTGACCGGGGATGACCGCCGGAAGAGATCGAGCGTGCGGGCCGCCGAGGCGAGCCTGTCGCCGGGGGAGACGACGTGGCCGTTCAGGCCCAGGAACGCCCGGTCGGAATCGTCGAGCCAGCCATGCTCCAACCTGTCCAGCGCCG includes the following:
- the hxsB gene encoding His-Xaa-Ser system radical SAM maturase HxsB — protein: MMVHTSLKARPLDDGRNLCVAETGSFFLASGPALDRLEHGWLDDSDRAFLGLNGHVVSPGDRLASAARTLDLFRRSSPVSQLDYLILVPTLRCNLSCSYCQVSRVAEGRKGFDWSEETLAAVLACVDSLEARRVKIEFQGGEPTLRPDLIRAVMERCARFERAEFVICTNLQNVTEEVLAIFDRPDVFISTSLDGDAMTHGHNRTGAPAMTEQFLANLRMLTERYGPTKISALPTIDPVSPPDIDGLIQSYVDHGFESIFLRPINFQGFARKRHKASREQGDEWRRYYEAFVRRIIRRNWEDRSRVLEETYFSIALRRIFYPGRERHVDLRSPNPMGVDYIVVDHDGTVFPTDEARMLSRSGVIDLSIGTIAEGWNTQARDTLNRHASNDDDPACRRCAYQPYCGRDLIDDIARYGRIDMPREETEFCRRHLHLFDFVFTLIYDEDPAVRYSLGRWLRLPGTPEAFGDVLA
- a CDS encoding peptidoglycan-binding domain-containing protein is translated as MKRRVFLIPSLLAAGLGSHDPALAAQPQITTTGGDDPNNGSVLRNFSQDHLVTLASHSSHSSHSSHASHSSGGGGGGHYSHTSHRSSTGGYDGGGYYSPVPAAPAVPAPPPPPPPPPVSMPSVQPLFSNTDRASAPAPDGLPVLSGRTKRFAAIVRRVQIALLAQDYYHGPINGLVGPALRTALRGFQTKRGLEATGTITPPTLDALMVSSQ
- the hxsC gene encoding His-Xaa-Ser system radical SAM maturase HxsC, with translation MIPLVLPAMSDAEAPFVTRLRSGEGPVDGVWDSLMVDEDDGGVTYAGAGGILAIDGATAEALDGDVVLVQPRTGRVERILRAGSPHNTLLVTERCDQLCVMCSQPPKKTHVDRFAYLEDACLLAEPGLHIGISGGEPTLYKDQLLSMVERVLRQRPDLSFHILSNGQHFTEDDVPRLRDPLYRKVSWGVPLYAASAPLHDEIVGKEGAFDALQDGLATLLMAGARVELRTVLVSSNLAALPELSRFVASRLRFVEVWSIMQLEHIGFAKGRWRTLFVDHRDQFQMVAGAIDWATMHGVRAQLFNFPRCTVPPAYRGVAIASISDWKRKYPTACTGCAEQANCSGFFEWHPDEEAGAMVEPL